In Anopheles bellator chromosome 2, idAnoBellAS_SP24_06.2, whole genome shotgun sequence, the genomic stretch AACAGTCGTCATCGTTGGCGTGGTTTCACTTTGTTGCTGTTATGAGTCCTCCGTGAGAAACCCGAAGTCCCGCCGGTGTCGTTTGACCGGAAAATTAGTCGCACGCAAAACCGCGACGTGTACGGGGGTCCCGCGGGTCTTGGTAGAGCTCGAGTAGTGAAGTAATTGTTGGCCAAGCCCGGAAAGAGCTTTCAACAGAGCAAGTACTTAACACAACGGTACGATGGCATTGTTCCTGGTTCTGTCGTTCGTTCTCTTTGCCATGAGCAGTGCAGTATTTGCGGTAAGTTTAAGCCGTTTTCATAGAAAGCTAAATAACGTCATTGTTGATCTCGCCCTGGCGGCCCAATCGTTCACAGGATACTCCAACATTCCGTATCATCGCACCCAAATTTATCTGCAATTCTGAAGTGACCGGAAGCGTGCCCACCGCCAACGGTAGCATCGCCAATAAGGAAGCTACAACGTTCACGATCGGGTAAGAACGAAAGTCACTTTCCCGTCCATCTCCATGTTTATCCAGTTTTTTCACTCACCAAGAAAGTAGCTAACAGAAGCGCAGAAGCGCATACATTATCGATTTCCCTACAACACCGAAGAACGGTTAGAATTTTGTGATTGGTTTGCTTCTCCGTATCAACTGCATTTTATCATTATCGATCGCTACGCCCATGGCCATCTCTTCCCCTGGCAATGCAGGTTTCAAACCAAAGCGGGTCAACGGTTGCAGTATCGGTTGACAGCGTACTTTCGGCTGCTGGATGGGTTTGTCAGTCAGCGACACACCGTGGGTCTGTGGCGATCGGTCCGACTGCTGGAACGGCGTGTTTGGAGTGAACGGGAGATGATCGCAGAAAGTGGCCAATTAACGATCGCCACCAGCGAGCTGCTGCCTGGCGCGGTCTATTCCTTCGGTGTCGTCGGTATCGCCGAGGATGGTCAAGAAAGTGAGCCCCAAAACTTCACCATGACCTATCGAAGCGCTGGAGCTACATCCTTCGAACAAGAAGGTTCTTCTGCGCGGGGACACGATGTATCGTTGCTGCTACTCGGTGCAGAGATGACGTACGCCGATGTGGACTACAGTGTAACGGCCAAGCTTATTTTCTGTCGCCCCAGAAACAATTACTCGTTCCGTTGGTTCGTCAACGGGTTAGACGAAGAATTTGTTCCGGTGGCCATGGAGTGGTCGAATTTGCTGCGTATTCCTGCGGGAAGCCTGACACCGGGGCAGATTTACGAGATCCAGGCGCTCGTATACTCATCGTCCAACGTGGACGAAACACTGACAAAGGCACGCGTAAAGGTTGCTGTACTGGACAGGCAACCGAAACTTGTTCTACTGCCCACGGAAACTGTCGTGGGAGTTGGTCAGGCGACGCACGTTCGTGCACTAGCCGTTTTCGGCCACCTCTCGCGTGAACTGAACTGGTCCTGTCGAGGTCCGGGGCAAGATTCAACCTGCAATCTTATCGAATCGGTTTCCGAGGCTGTAGCAACGTTGCATGTAGAAGGACAGTACACGATAAGCGGATCGATGGGCAACGAGACGGCAAAAAGTTCCTTAAACGTCCATCCAAAAGTGACGGTCTCGGTACAAGTCCGAGAATGGTCCCACTATCCGGCAATAGCGGGCCAGCGGTTCGAAATGCTTGTTACCGTGTCAGGGCTCGTACCGAATTGTGTCTCGAACTGGACTGTTCTTCAGGAGGAAGGATTTGCCTATTTCGACCCAAAACAGATTGGCGGTTTGGGAGGATTTTTCATCCGTGATGTCGAGGAAAATTTCCTCTCCGAGCTGGTGGATTATGGCAACGATACGATCGAGAGAGACATCGCACTCACTATCCCGGAAGCGACGAATTTACCCGGACAGTGGCCCGGTTTAGAAGCAGATGCGCGCTACAAGTTCAGCCTAGAAACTCTCTGCCCAGAACCAATCGATGATACTTccgaaccgaagaaaccgaGGGAACGATCATTTGTAAAGAGCCATTGGACGTTTGAGCTTGAAACGAATGGCGCCCCTCGTGGGCTTCCGCTAGAAGTATCGCCTACAGTAAACGGAACGGCACTCGGAACGGTTTTCAAAATGAGCACAGGAATTGCGCAAGATTCAGAAATGGACTACCCGTTACGATATAGCTTTTGGTACGTGGCCGATGGAGTTTCCATCAACGTTGGCTCATACTACGAAGTAACTTCGGCGGAAACGGTGTTTCCCTACACACGGAATAAGACCGTGCAGACGTATGCGGTGGTGTGCGATTCACGCGAAGCATGTTCGCGAATCGTTGGTCCTGAGATAAACGTTTTGCCGGGCAGTGAACCGTCGGTGGAGGAAATCACATTCGCGTTCGAATCCATCGAAGCAATTTTCAATAGACTAAACCTTCGGCAAGCCCTGAAGACGGCTTATGAACTGTTGCTCACACTGCGGAACCAAAATTCCCAACGATACGGTGAAAGTTACGAGCGATTTGTCAAACTATTACAATCATCCATCGAGCACATCGGCAAGGTGTGCGAGGAAACGACCTATCTTTCGGAGGCCGCAATCCAGGAGTTCGTTGCACAAGCCAAACCCATCCTTGATCTGCAGGAATCGACGAACCACGAGACGTTTCAGCTCCTTTTGGACCTGCTCGAAAAATCCACCCATCCGGTTCGGtcgcgatcgaaacgatcaagcccaccgcccggcccggaaggcTTAACAAAGATTGATACGAAGCTGTCCTTGATGGAGAGTTTGACCGTGTCGAAAAATACATCCGTCGCGGAACAAGCACGGACAAATTTATTGAACTACGTGCATCAAGCTGCGAAAGATTATTGCTCACTCGAGTCTCGCTATGTTTACGCGGGGCAGCTCATAATGATCGATGTAAACCGCTATAGGACTCTTCAAGCAGCTGGCTTGAATCGAGTGGAGGGTCCAAACAGGGTCGTACTGACATCTGGACGGTCGCAGTTTGGGGATGCTTTTCCGGAAACAGAGTACTTTTGTCTAGGCCGTGTTTACTACGCTCGCGACCTGTTCATCCCACGAGAATTGCACGAACTAGATTTGGGGTTCTACGAAGTGTTTCTGCTGTCCGTCGAGAAAACCGGCATTTGGACGCTGATGGAATGGAACAACGACTACTTCCTTTGGTCGCTGGATGGCCGTAGACTTCCAAATGTGACGGTAAGACATCGTTGTAGGAAAGTGCCCAAAATGCCAAACGAATGTTTGAAAACGATATTCATTTCAGTGTCAACTATGGTACGGAAACGAATGGAGTGATCGTGACTGTATCACTGTAGAAACTGATGACGTTGAGGTTCTTTGCAACTGCACGAgaattgcatacttaaggtACCTGAAACTCCTTCGACGATATCGAGCCTAAGAGACCTGTTCTAAAATTCAAATCTTATTTGTTTTGGTATTTCGAAGAATAACAAATGATACAGCAACAGAAGTGCAGGTTTACACTGACGAAACATCCGAGACGGCCAACCCACcagaaaccacaaaaacactgAGAGCCTCAACGCTTCAGGATGCCGAAAGCAGCTCAGCAAAGCCAGTGACGAGTGCAATCCATGTGAGCCCGAAATCCCAGTTCGACTTTATCAAAACTACTGACAGTGATATGGTCACGTTCGCGGCTTCAAAGACCTCTTCATCACCCGACCACGGGTCCATTAAGCCCTCCGAGGCGACAGCCATAGAGAACGTATCTTCATCAGCAGTACACAAAGACACTTTGCAAGCGTCATCCATCGGTTACATCATAATGGGTGCGCTAGCAATCAGCACCCTGCTTACGATGACGCTGATGGTGATATACCGGCGACAGAAGTCTGTACTGCGCCTTGCCGACGAACTGCACACCGTACCAAATCGCACTCGCACGCAATCCCCCCACGTGCGCTATGCGCGTTTCCAGGACGAGCATAACATGACTGGCGACAACGTGTCCACCATATCGGACGTATTAGTGATTTAAGGAGTTGCGACAGTGTTTGCAACTATCAACACGTGATGTTTTCGCATAGCTTTTGCCTTCCTGTTACGGGTCACGATCGTTCTGTGGTCAGCTCCCATCTGCTGGAAAAAACGTGACACAAACTAAAGAGTGCATTTGGTCATTTTGTGATGTTAGGTTAGTGAAAAACATTTCTCTTGTAGATGTGAACCAATAAATCGTATATTTTTCGTGTGTACACTTTGCTCAAGAAGGAAGTATTGTTTACACCAGCCAATCTTGTCTTGCTAATCGATTATGAAGTGAAACAGCGAATGATAGCATCAAACAGCGACAGTAAGACTGCGTGAATGGCACTCATAATACGCGAAAGAAGGCTTTGAAATTCGAGcatatcgtcgtcgtcggtcgtcagATCAACTGTGGGAAGCTGTGGAAGGGTTTCCAGAAGAGGAGTTGGCAATACCGGAGTTGAAACTGTAGTCAATTCATGGAATAAATCCATATGGATATTGGAACTGTGAACAATCGTTACGTTGTGCTTAGGTGGATACGTGGACACACTTGTGGTCATGGCGGATAGAGTAGTTGCATTGATTCGGGCAATCGGTTTGGTAGGACTTGCGTTGCATATGGAGGATGAGATCGCTTGCGGAGATGATGACgttttgtgtctttttttcGCCAACTTTGTTATGGACATTACATGAGTAGTTGGCACACTCTTTGAAAGCTTCGTAACAATCGTTGTTGAACCCATGTCCGGCTTGGAAGTCGTCACAGTTGTGTCGTATTGTTGTGTGCTGCACGGCGTGGCGTTCACTTTTGAGTTAAAGCTGATCCCAGTTTCTTGCTTGGTGTGAGTGAAGGATGTGCTCAAGGGTGTTGCTGGCGTATCCTCAGTATGTAGTGAATTGTCCGAAAAAGTGGCCAATTCGGTTGTTTCATCAGGCATGAATCCATCGCTTGTTGTCAAGCATGTTGTCCTGTCTGCAGGTTTCGTGGTGCACTCTAGCAAAATCGGTGATTTCATCGGTTTTAAGGTAGTATTTATAGTACTTAGTCTGAGCTTTGGAAATACATTTATTGTTGTAATACCTAGCTCATCTTTTTCGTTGGCTGACACTAGTCTTTGGAGAACTGGTAGTTGATTATGTGGTTCGTTACACGACATATCGGTTGGACAGCATCGGTCTAAGGATGCTTCATTGCAGTTTAACGAAGTCATTTGTGCTACTCTCTGGTGCTTATCTTCTTGTGATAAAAAACTGTCAGGATGCGCTTCATACGAAAATATTTGATTGCTAGATTCTGCTCTTTGATTTCCAGGTATATCCTCAAttgacaacgatgacgacggcgaacgaAACGTTATCACCATTAGCGGGGCATTAGTGACATCTCCAAAAATTTTACGTTCCTTGAAGATTGATTGAGGTTGCACTAAATTTTCTCTTCCGCAACTACAAGCATTGTCCCAGCTTTCTTCCATCGGTTCCACCTCGTTCCTCTGCCTATTTCCATGCATCGCCAAATGTGATGCATGTTGTGAACGTGAACACAATGATTTCATTAAAGTATGATGGTGTTCGAAGTGTCTTTCCAAAACTGATTTGTGAGTCACTTGTGCGGTATCATCTTCCACTTCCATTATTGAATCGTAGTCTTCGCAACTTTCGTACGGGTTCCATAAAAGTCTTGGTTTGATCTCGTTCAACGGTTCGTATGGTGTTGGAGGCTTTCTACGCAATTCAGACGCATAGCGACAAGTTTTAGCTTTTTCCCACTCCCAACGAGTTGGTTCATACTGGGACTTATTAAAACtaaaatgtccttttttccatACTTTCTGTAATCGGTACCTAGGTAGGAAAGGACGATCAATTGCTGCACTTCGTGCCAGTATCACTTGAAGAAAAATCACTTTAAGCAGGAGCACTCTAGGCACTATCATTCTACTCTTTGTAAAGGTCTGCACGGAACTGGTAGCAAGCTGACTGCTGAGTGGTACTAAGCGTTTTCTGGACGAACACTGACATTCGCTTCCTACCTTGCTTGCGGAAGTGACTGATAAGGTTTAACGGATTAGACACGTAGACCGCTGagagaaaggggaaaaatGTGGTTCCGTAAAAACGTGAGCCACAGAGAAGTATAAGTAGAAGTAGTATGAGAAGGAATGTTATTTTACGTGAGAATGCAGATTTTAATTTGCAGAAAAACGAACCAACTGTATTGAATGTGCGGCGGCCTGCTCTACTTTCACTACTCGCCGATAGAGTGCGCTACAGAACGGTGCACACAAAACTGCCGCTTCTTGCATGAAAGATCAACCGTCATACAATACGTTGTAAGGTGGAGCAAGCGAGACAAGTTTATAAGTGCTACATGCaaccgaaagagagaacgaCACTTGAACAACGCCGTTTTGAGGTGCAAAGATGCACTTGAATCTTTTTTGTTGCTAAGTTTTCGAAAGTTACTCGTTTTCTAAATCTTTAGGTTTTGTTCTTTCAACGCGTTTCTTGTACGCGAATATATTTCCACTCGTGTTAGATTATGGAAATGTTTGTTCGTCAAATGTAAAGTAATATTTGGCGCATAATCATATCATTACATATTGTAAACTATGCATAACTTTGCACatactttgtttgtttcactatAGAGCAAGTTTCTACTAGGGTTGGCTGAACGGCGGGACAAGATACTGACAAACAATACGACAAAGGGATTATAAGAACAAAAACGCACGTCACTGATGGAGACGGAGAATAGTCATATGCGTCAATCCGTTCATTCACGTGTTCCGGTCGACGACCAAACAACGGTCATCGTTGCAACCCAGGAAGAGGAAACAAGCTTGCAAATCAGATTCGTGTTTGCGCAAGACGTTCATAGTTTTGCGCAAACTACTCAACGAAACTACGCCGATTGATCGAGGCTGAGTCACGGAtccttgtggtggtggttcgatGATGGTGAATTGTGTCTCTCGTAACTCGTCGAAATCGATGTCGAAAGCTTGGCGCAATGTACGAGAAGCACGAGCATCGAAAATCACCGTGACCAACGCAGTGGAGGGGTCCAGACAAAGACCGGTTTGCGGATCGATCGCCACAAGCTAGATTTGGCAACTTctccgaaggagccagattTCTGAGCGGATGGCGTATGCAGCTGTCGAGTGACTAATAAGGAAACGTAAAAACGTCCCGGAGTtgagacgaaacaaaaactagcAATCATCTCAACACGACGTTCAACaccaccgtgcaccgtgtaGCTTTGGAAGAAGGCAGTTTACACGGCGTCATACTGACTAGTCTTTGTATCAAATGTAAATCATGTAATTTCCACTCGCCCCTCCATCACACTCACGTAGCCCCAATCTGTGTCTGTGGTTTCTGTGCAGCTGAAACCACTTCGAA encodes the following:
- the LOC131207517 gene encoding uncharacterized protein LOC131207517, whose translation is MALFLVLSFVLFAMSSAVFADTPTFRIIAPKFICNSEVTGSVPTANGSIANKEATTFTIGFQTKAGQRLQYRLTAYFRLLDGFVSQRHTVGLWRSVRLLERRVWSEREMIAESGQLTIATSELLPGAVYSFGVVGIAEDGQESEPQNFTMTYRSAGATSFEQEGSSARGHDVSLLLLGAEMTYADVDYSVTAKLIFCRPRNNYSFRWFVNGLDEEFVPVAMEWSNLLRIPAGSLTPGQIYEIQALVYSSSNVDETLTKARVKVAVLDRQPKLVLLPTETVVGVGQATHVRALAVFGHLSRELNWSCRGPGQDSTCNLIESVSEAVATLHVEGQYTISGSMGNETAKSSLNVHPKVTVSVQVREWSHYPAIAGQRFEMLVTVSGLVPNCVSNWTVLQEEGFAYFDPKQIGGLGGFFIRDVEENFLSELVDYGNDTIERDIALTIPEATNLPGQWPGLEADARYKFSLETLCPEPIDDTSEPKKPRERSFVKSHWTFELETNGAPRGLPLEVSPTVNGTALGTVFKMSTGIAQDSEMDYPLRYSFWYVADGVSINVGSYYEVTSAETVFPYTRNKTVQTYAVVCDSREACSRIVGPEINVLPGSEPSVEEITFAFESIEAIFNRLNLRQALKTAYELLLTLRNQNSQRYGESYERFVKLLQSSIEHIGKVCEETTYLSEAAIQEFVAQAKPILDLQESTNHETFQLLLDLLEKSTHPVRSRSKRSSPPPGPEGLTKIDTKLSLMESLTVSKNTSVAEQARTNLLNYVHQAAKDYCSLESRYVYAGQLIMIDVNRYRTLQAAGLNRVEGPNRVVLTSGRSQFGDAFPETEYFCLGRVYYARDLFIPRELHELDLGFYEVFLLSVEKTGIWTLMEWNNDYFLWSLDGRRLPNVTCQLWYGNEWSDRDCITVETDDVEVLCNCTRIAYLRITNDTATEVQVYTDETSETANPPETTKTLRASTLQDAESSSAKPVTSAIHVSPKSQFDFIKTTDSDMVTFAASKTSSSPDHGSIKPSEATAIENVSSSAVHKDTLQASSIGYIIMGALAISTLLTMTLMVIYRRQKSVLRLADELHTVPNRTRTQSPHVRYARFQDEHNMTGDNVSTISDVLVI